ACGAAGGTTCCGATCAGGCCCAGCGCCTTGCCCCGTTCAGTGGACGGGAAAATATCGGTAACAATCCCCTGACTGTTGGCCATCGTCATCGAAGCGCCTATAGCCTGGATCACCCGGGAAGCAATCAGCAGCGGCAGGCTGTGGCTTAACCCGCAGAGCAGGGAGCCGATAGTGAAGACCACCATGCCCAGCTTGAATATCCGGATCTTCCCGGCAATGTCGCCGAGCTTCCCGAAGAACAGGATCACCGCACAGATCGCCATCAGATAACCGGTGGTTACCCATTCCACCTGCGCTACCGGCAGGCCCAGCTCCCTCACCAGCACAGGTAGGGCAATATTCACAATGCTTCCGTCCAGGGTGGACATGAAAGTAAACAAATTGAGAACGATCAGGATCATCCAGCGCTTCTGCTGTATCCCTGCATCCTCCTGGTAGGTTGCCTCTAAGCTGCTCATCTGCATACACCCTCTAGTCTCAAATTCAATATAGTTGCGCACGCAACGAATCAACACTATCCAGTGTACAGCATATTAGTTGCGTGCGCAACAATATTGCGGTAAGCTTTGAGCAAGACGGTAGTTCAGTGAGCAGCTTCCGTTATTATCTAGAGCGAGGTGTCCGCCTGTGACTTCACATCATGAACCGATCGGCAAGCTGATCTCCCATCTGTTCCGCCAGAATCAGAAAGCGCTGGCCAAAGAGCTGGCCCCCTACGGCATGGGCAGCGGCGGCCAGCACAGCTTCCTCAAGCTGGTGCTGAACCATCCGGGGATTACCCAGGATCAGATGACCAGCCACATTAAATGCGATAAGGCTACAACGGCCCGCTCCGTCAAGCTGCTGGAGGCCTCCGGTTACATCGAACGCCGGACCGATCCCGGCGACCGCCGTTCCTCCCTGCTGTATCCCACGGCCCAGGCGCTTGAATTCGCGCCCGTTCTCCAGTCGCTGCTGGACGAATTCAACCGCCAGCTGAGCGCAGGTCTGACCGGAGAAGAGCTGGATACGCTGATTACCCTGCT
This region of Paenibacillus sp. FSL K6-1096 genomic DNA includes:
- a CDS encoding MarR family transcriptional regulator, with amino-acid sequence MTSHHEPIGKLISHLFRQNQKALAKELAPYGMGSGGQHSFLKLVLNHPGITQDQMTSHIKCDKATTARSVKLLEASGYIERRTDPGDRRSSLLYPTAQALEFAPVLQSLLDEFNRQLSAGLTGEELDTLITLLHKVTLNSERLNGQI